The segment CTCCGAAGGCAGGGAGCGATACAGATGAGCGAGGGTGGATCCAGGGAAAAGCCCGGACTCAAGCCCGGACAAAAGCCAAAGCCCCCCGGACTGCTGTTGATCAGCGTCGGCACCATGCTTAGCTCGATGGTGGTTGCCGGTTTTTTACTGGGTTACTGGGTCGATACCTGGTTTGGGACGCAGCCCATCTTCATGCTGATTTTAGGCGCGATGGGTCTGGTTGGCGGCTTCCTGAAAATATACAAATTGTTGAACGATCCGAAATTGCAGTGATTTGTTAGTGACCGGAATAGACAAAGCACTTGCAGGAAAAGCCCGCCGGGTTGTTATCGTCCAGTTGTCGATGAGTCTGATCGTCGCGGCTGCATTTTTTGGGTTAAGTGAAGCAGGTTTGTGGAAGGCGTTGGCGGCCGGTTACGGTGGCCTGTCCAGCGT is part of the Gammaproteobacteria bacterium genome and harbors:
- a CDS encoding AtpZ/AtpI family protein; this encodes MSEGGSREKPGLKPGQKPKPPGLLLISVGTMLSSMVVAGFLLGYWVDTWFGTQPIFMLILGAMGLVGGFLKIYKLLNDPKLQ